In Kribbella amoyensis, the genomic stretch CTGGAGCGGATGGGCGCGATCTGGCGCGACCTGTCCGCGCTGGAGCGGGACATGCGGGTCGACTTCCTCCGCTCGATGGACCTCGGCTTCTGCTGGGCCGCGTTCCGCTGGGCGTCCGGTGCGTCGCTGAGCGAGGTGCTGTACGAGTCCGACCTGGCCGCCGGCGACTTCGTCCGCTGGGTGAAGCAGCTGATCGACCTGACCGAGCAGGTGGCCGACGCGGCCGGGGCGACGCCGCTGCGCGCGACCGCCCGCGCGGTGACCGACCAGATCCGCCGCGGCGTCATCTCGTACGCGTCCGTGGTGGACGAGCCGGAGTGATCAGCAGCGTCTGATCGGAGCGGAGTACGTCGTTTTGCTCGGCGTGGCCACGTAGTAGTCCGTGACGTAGCTGCCGTCGGTCAGCCGGTCCCACACGCTGGTGGTGCCGGCCGCCGAGCCGCTGCGCTGACAGGTCACCCACGCGAGCGATCCAGCGGGCATCGTGCCGAGCACCGAGTACGACGTACCGGGGCCGCTGCGGCGACTCAGCGACGAGGTGGTCGTCTGGTACGCGTTGCTGCAACCCGGGATCGGGGCGCTGTACGTCGTGTTCGACGGGGTGTTGACGTAGTAGTCGGTGACGTAGGCTCCGGTGGTCAGCTTGTTCCACACGGTCGTGGTTCCCACCTGCTGGCCGTAGGTCTGGCAGAGGATCCGTACGGTCGAGCCGGCCGGGTAGCCCGTCGAGGCGGGATACGAGAACGCCGGCCCGGTGCGCGAGTACACGTTGCCGGTCACCGTATAGCCGAAGCCGACGGACGCGACCGGAGCGTCGAACCGGTCGCTGTCGATGGTGAGGGTCACACTGCCGTACGTCTCGGCGTGGTCACCCCAGTACTGCTTGGCTCGCTGCCCCACCGCCCAGTACGAGTTGGGTACGGTCGGCCAGTTGAACAACCCTGTGTTCTTGTCCCAGCGGGCGATCCACAAGGCGTCGGGCCGGGCGTACGAGGTCGAGTTGTAGATCTCGGAGAGATGGACGGCGCCGGAGTTCTGGTGCGCGTAGACGGCCGAGAGGTATCCCTGCCGGTGCAGCTCCTTCGTCCACGACGACAGGTAGCGCAGAACGGCCGCGCGACAGGTGGTGTCGTTGACGTCGTAGTGCTCCATGTCGCCGTAGATCGCGCTGCCGCCGATGATGCCCAGCGCCTTCGCCTTGGCGACCGCGTCCGCGGCGGCGCCCGTTGCCTGCGTTCCCGCTGTCGTCGGCGAGGACGACATCTTGAACGGCTTCGAGCTGAACGTGCAGGGCGCCTGCCAGCCCATGTAGATCGGGATCAGCCGCCAGCCCATCCGGGTCACGCTGCTCACCCAGCTCGCGGTCAGCTGTGGCTGCTGGCAACCGCGGTTCCCACCACCGATGTAGATCCCGACCGCCTTGTACGGCGAGGCCTTCCACGCCGTCATCTGCGCGACCGTCGGCGCCGTGCAGGTGTCGAACGCCCACCCCACGTACCGCGTCGCCGTCGACCCGGCCGAATACGCGACGCCGGTCGCCGGCTCGGCCACGGCGGGTCCGGCCGAGCCGGCCACCAGCCCCCCGGCCAGCAGGGTGCCGGCCGCCATCAGGTACTTCCATCGCTTCACCGCGACCACATCCCCCCTGCTGAACCTCACCAGCAGTACACGCCCGAAGGAACGCGCAGGCAATGCCCCTCGAACCGGCGCTACCGATCCGTGATCCAGGTGCTCGCCGCGTGCTGGTCTCGTCGGGCAGGATGAGGCAGCACACCGAGGCCGAGGAGGCGTCATGCCGGAGATCGTGGAGCGGGCCGAGCAGCCGTACGTCGCGCTGAAGGCGAAGGTGCCGATGGACGGGATCGCCGCCTTCGCACGGCGGACCGAGGAGGTGTTCGGCTGGATCGCGGCCCGCAACGTCCTGCCCGTCGGGCCGGTGTTCCTCAAGTACGACGTGGTCGACATGGAGCACGGCCTGGTGATGGAGAACGGCGTGCCGGTGGAGGAGCCGCAGTACGGCGAGGGCGAGATCGTGGCCGGGACGCTGCCGGCCGGACGGTACGTCAGCTCCACCCACCTCGGGCATCCGGACGGGTTGCTGCAGGCGACCGCCGACCTGCTCGCCTGGGCGGACGCCGAGGGCCTGGAGTGGGATGCCGACGGCAACAACTGGGGTGCGCGTCTGGAGATCTACAAGTCCGACCCGATCGAGGTCCCGGACCTGAACGAGTGGGAGACCGAGCTGCTCTTCCGCCTGAAGGACTCACCCCCAAGCCGCACCCGCCCCGTACCTGCTCAGCTCCGAGCGCATGACCCGCTCACCTGACGCAGCTGGATGCGTTTCGTGGGTTGACCTCGCACTTGGTGGGTTGGCCCGCGGAAATTTGGTGGGCCAAGGCACTACTTGCGGGGTTGACCCACCAAAGATGGCGGCGTGGCGAGGGGGTGGGGGTGCGTCAGGCCGCGGCCGGGCGGAGCAGAGCGCGGAGGTCGCGGGCCGCGGTGAAGCCGGCCCGGTTCCCGCCGATCGTGCTGGCCGAGGGCCCGTACCCGACCAGGTGGACGCGCGGATCCAGTACGGTCCGGGTGCCGTCCATCCGGATCCCGCCGGACGGCTCGCGCAGGTGCAGCGGCGCGAGGTGGGCGAGGTCCGCGCGGAAGCCGGTCGCCCAGAGGATCGCGTCCACGGATTCGGTCCGCCCGTCGGCCCAGGCCACGCCGTCCGGGGTGATCCGCTCGAACATCGGCAGCCGGGTGTAGACGCCCCGGTCGTACGCGGCCTGCTCCTGCGGGCGAAGCATCAACCCGGTCACGCTCACCACGCTGCGCGGCGGCAGTCCGGCCCGGACCCGCTCCTCGACCTTGGCGACCACCTTGCGCCCGAGCTCGGGCCCGAACTCCCCGTCGGTCCGCCACTCGGGCGGCCGGCGCGTGACCCAGGTGGTCCGCGCGACCTCGGAGATCTCCGCGAGCAACTGGACCGCCGAAGCGCCGCCACCGACCACCAGGACGTGCCGGCCCGCGAACTCGGCGGCACCGGCGTAGTCCGCGGTGTGCAGTTGCCGACCGCGGAACGTCTCGATGCCCGGGTACCAAGGAATGAAGGGCCGGTTCCACGTCCCGGTCGCGTTGACGATCGCGTCGGCGGTGACAGGCTCGCGATCGGTGGTCAGCAGGAACCGCCCGTCCACGGCACGCACACTCTCGACCGTCACCGGCCGGATGACCGGGAGGTCGAACCTGGTCTCGTACTCCGCGTAGTACGCCGGCACGAACTCGTTCGCCCGCTCGTCACCCGCACTCGCCGGCACGTCGGCGCCCGGCAGATTCGCGATCCCGTGCACGTCGTGCATCGTCAGCGAGTCCCACCGGTGTTGCCACGCTCCACCCGGCCGCGCGTTGCGATCCAGTACCACGACCCCGTCGTACGGCGCGAACCCGAGCCGCACCAGGTGGTACACCGCCGACAGGCCGGCCTGGCCCGCTCCGATCACCGCCACCTGGGTCTCCACGTCCACCACAACACCGCCAACCACCTGGACTCTTCCCCACCAGCCGGGAACGACGAAGACCCGGAAGGCGGATCGCGGTGATCCGGCTTCCGGGCCTGTCAGGAGCTTGCGTGTCAGCAGCCGAAAGGGTCAGTCCCAGCTGCTGTCGATCCGGCGGTGGTACCGCTGGCCGGACTTGCCGCCGACGATCGCGGCGAGCAGCGTGACGACGAGGACGGCACCGGCCAGGATCAGCCCGCCGGTGGTCAGGGTGTCGTCGGCGACCGGGATCGAGGGCAGGTTCACCCGGTCCAGCACGTCGTACTGCGATCCCGCGAGCGCGCCGATTCCGGCGACGACCGCGGTGACCAGGACGCCGATACCCCAGACGCCGAAGCCTTGGCGCGCGCCGTCGAACCGCGCGAGCCGGCCGGCGACGTACCCGCCGTTGTAGTACGCGATCGCCAGGACGAGCAGGAGGACCGCCGCGGAGACGATGCCGATGGTGCCGGCCTGGGCGTCGATCATTCCCTGGTCGATGCTGACCGCGTAGTCGACGGCGGCCGCGATCGCACCGACGATGCCGGTGAGCAGGACGGTCAGGCCGACGGCGATCAGCCAGCCGAAGAACGCGGAGCCGGCCTTGAACCCGCGGTACACCGGGTCCACCTCGGCGGCGGGCGACGGCCGGACGTCGGCCCGGTGGGTCGGCTGGTGGTCGTCGATCTCGGTGTCGTCCGAGCTGAACCGGCGTGGCGGCGAAGTGAGCTGGGTGGCGTCGCTGTCTTCCCGGTAGTGCTGGACCATGTCGGTTCTCCTCACGAGTCAGCCCCGTCTGGAGATCCGGTACCCGCCGGTCCGTGCCCTATGCGTCAGCGTCCGGCGACCGGACGTGAGCACACCCGGAGACGGCAGCGGTGCCGGCGGCGAGCGTCACAGTGCGCGAGCTGGACGTGACGGTGCGCTGCGTACCGGCAGCGGACGGTGGCCGGCGCGCACCGGTCGGTCGAGACGCTCATGGCAGCAGGCTGTCGATCTTCTCGTGGTACCGCTGGCCCGACCGCCCGCCGAGCAGCGCGGCGAGCAGGGTGACGATCACCAGCGCGGCCCCGGCGATCATGGCGCCGCTGGTCAGCGTGTCGGCCGCCAGCGGGACGTCGGGCCGGTCGACCCGTCCGAGCAGGTCGTACTCGTTGTCCAGGTACGCGCCACCTGCCGCCGCGACGATGGACAGCAGGAACGCGATCATCCAGACCCCGAACCCCTGCCGGGACCCGTCGAACCGGGCCAGCCGGCCCGCGACGTACCCGCCGGTGAAGAACGCGAGCGCGACCAGGACCCCGAGCGTCACGGTGAGCACCAGGGCGACCGTCCCGGCCTGTGCCTCCGCGTCCGACCGGGTGTAGTCGAGCACGTAGCTCCCCCCGAGGATCGCGGCTCCGGTCCCACCGATCAGCAGGACGGCCATCGGCAGCGAGACCAGCCAGCCGAAGAACGCGGCGCCGAACTTGAACCCGCGGTACGACAGGCTCTGCGGCTCCTCCGGGTCGCCGGGCAGCGGCCGGTCGGGGATCACGTTCACGCTGGTCATCGCCCGATGAGCGGCCGCGCGCGCCTCCTCGTACCGCTGGGTCGACGCCGTGGATTCCGGGACGGGCATGGTGTCGGTCTCGCCGTACTGCTGCTGGACCACTTCTGTTCTCCTCACCGGTCAGCCTGTTGCGGAGGTGCGCCTACCCCGGCCGGCGCTCCCTCATGCGGACTGACCGGAGATTTAACCGGCCCTTTGGGTGCTGTCCGGATACCGGCGTGGCGTGAACACCAGTTGCCCCGCCGGGCGGTCCACGGCCCGGGTCTGCGACGAACCGATCAGCAGCAGGCAGCGCATGTCCACGGTCTCGGGATCGAGACCTGCCAGGGTGGTGACGGTGACCGACTCGCTCGGCCCGCCGACGTCGCGGCCGATCACGACCGGTGTCTCGGGGGAGCGGTGCTCGAGCAGGAGGTCCCGGGTCGCGGCGACCTGCCAGGTCCGCGACCTCGAGGCCGGGTTGTAGATCGCGATCGCCAGGTCGGCGGCCGCCGCGGCGGAGAGGCGGGCCGCGATCACGTCCCACGGCTTGAGCCGGTCCGACAGGGACAGCACGCAGTAGTCGTGGCCGAGCGGCGCGCCGGCCCGGCTCGCGACCGCCTGCGCGGCCGTCATCCCGGGCAGCACGTGGACGGCGATGTCGGCGTACTCCGGTTCCGCGGCGACCTCGGTGACCGCGCTGGCCATCGCGAACACGCCCGGATCGCCCGACGACACCACGACCACCCGGGACCCTTTGCGGGCCAGGTCGAGCGCGAACGCGGCCCGCTCGGACTCCACCTTGTTGTCCGACCCGTGCTTGCGCTGCCGGGCCCGGTCGGGCAGCCGGTCGACGTACGGGCCGTACCCGATCACGTCGTCGGCGGTGGCCAGTGCGGCGCGGACCTCGGGCGTCATCCACTCCGGACCGGCCGGGCCGAGACCGACCACGGTCACCGAGCCCTCCGGCGGGACCGTGGTCCGCGGTGCGGTGAACGTGTTGTTGATCGGGCTCGGCAGCAGCGCGAGGGAGAAGTACGGGACCGAGTCGGGATCCACGTCGGCCAGCTTCGCGGTCCGCTGCGCCTCGGTGGTCGCGCGTTCGACGTACCACGCCTCGTCCGCGCGACCGGCCAACTCGAACGCCTCCCGGACGTTGCCGAACGTGCGCCCGAGCTTCATCACGGCCGCCGCGTCGGTACCGCGCAGCCGCTCGGCGAGGACGTCGGGCGGCAGCGTCCCGGGGAGGACGGTCAGGATCTCGTCGCGCTCGCACAACGGCCGGCCGAGGACCGCGGCCGCCCCGCTCACCGAGGTCACGCCGGGCACGACCTCGCAGTCGTACCGGTCGACGAGCCGTTTGTGCATGTGCATGTAGGACCCGTAGAACAACGGGTCGCCCTCGGCCAGGACGACGACGTCGCGGCCCGCGTCGAGGTGTGCGGCGAGCCGTGCGGCGCAGTCGGCGTAGAAGTCGTCCATAGCGCCCTGGTAGCCGCCGGGGTGGTCCGTCGTCTCGGTAGTCAGCGGGTACATCAGGTGCTCCTCGAGCTGACCCTCCCGCAGGTACGGCGCCGCGACCGAGCGGGCGATGCTCCGGCCGTGCCGCGCGCTGTGGAACGCGATCACGTCGGCCGCGCCGATCAGCCGCGCGGCCTTCACCGTCACCAGTTCGGGGTCACCCGGGCCGAGCCCAACGCCCCACAGTCGTCCAGTCATTCGTCCTCGCTCGCGATCGCGTTGAGGGCGGCCGCGGTGATCGCGCTGCCACCCCGGCGGCCCCGGACCACCAGGTACTCCAGGCCGAGGTCGTTCGCCGCCAGCGCCTCCTTCGACTCGGCCGCGCCGATGAACCCGACCGGGATGCCGAGGACCGCGGCCGGCTTCGGCGCGCCCGCCTCGATCAGCTCTAGCAGCCGGAAGAGCGCGGTCGGGGCGTTGCCGATCGCAACCACCGAGCCCTCCAGCCGGTCCAGCCACAGGTCGAGCGCGGCGGCACTGCGGGTGGTCGCGTACTGCTCGGCGAGCGCGGGCACGGACGGGTCCCTCAACGTGCAGACGACCTCGTTGTCCGCGGGCAGCCGGCGCCGGGTCACTCCGGCCGCCACCATCGCGGCGTCGCAGAGGATCGGTGCTCCGGCGCGCATCGCCTTCCGCGCCGCGGCGACCACGTCCGGCGACCAGGCCAGGTCGGCGACCAGATCGGTCATGCCGCACGCGTGGATCATCCGGACCGCGACCTGGGCCACGTCCGCCGGCAGCCCGGCCAGCGCGGCCTCGGCCCGGATCGTCGCGAACGACCGCCGGTAGATCTCCGCCCCGTCGGTCACGTACTCGTACTTGCTCACCGCATCCTCATCACGCTCTGTTCGGCGGTCGCGGCGGGACCGCCGTCGACCGAGTACCCGTCGGCCAGCGCGAGCACGTCGACGAAGTCGCCGCCCGGCTGGCCACATCTGCGTTCACACCCCGACCAGTGCACCGCCCGATGGCGGGCCGGCAACCTGGGCGTCACCCGCCGGGCCTCGGCACGGACGTCGGCCAGCGCCTTCGCACACCCCGGCCGCCCGGCGCACGCGGTCACCTTGTTCCACGGCGACTCACTGTCCACCACGAGCCCCGCTGCCGCGATCCGCTCAACCACCTCGTCGTCGGCGAGACCAGGGAGGACCACGGATCGCCACGGCGTCACCCGCAGTCCGCGCACGGCGTACTGGGCGAGGACCTCGGCCTGCGGGCGCTCCAGGCTCCCGAGCGGGACCACGGCGACCAACGCGTCCGCGACGCGCCCCGCTCGTACCGGCTCGCCGGGCGCGAACTGCTCGGCCGTGCTGTTCTCGGTACTCATCCGAGCGAGCACTGCCTTGGGTCCCTGGGCCAACTCGGCCAGCCGCCATGCCGACGAGCCCTGCGCCGACCGCTCATCGAGGAACGCCACGGCCGCCTCTGCGAGAACGGTCGCCAGCCGCTCCGGCGTCACCCGGACTCCCGTGTCCTCACCGGCCAGCAGGAGGGCCGCCAGATCCGCATCGACCATCCGTACGCCGACGTCAGCGCCGGCCGTGGCCAGGTCACCTCGCCCGTCGTCCAGCGCGAACAGGAAGCGCCCGGGCAGCTCGACGTACCGAGGGTCGGCGCAGAGCAGCCGATCCAGCTCGGCTACGGCCGGCAGGACGTCGTACCGGCTGTGCTGGTCGAGTCCGGACAGGGGAGAGGCCAGGATGTTGCGGACGCGCTCGTGTGCGATCGACGGGAGCAGGCCCGCGGCGTACAGGCGGTCGGACAGCTCCTGGGGTGCGCCGGGCCGGAGTGCGCGGATCTGCAGATTCCCCCGCGACGTCAGCTCGAGCCGGCCGTCGCCCAGGTCGGTGGACGCTTCCAGGAGGACGCGCAGTTGGTCCGCGGTGAGCAGGCCGCCGGGCAGCCGTACTCGGGCGAGCCCGCCGTCGGCCGCTTCGTGCACAGCCAGAACGCCCGGACAACGGTCCGGTTGAGTCCTTCCAGAGCTGAGCACAGCCGAGATGCTACGTGCTCGGTTTCGCCTGTGGTCTGCGTCACCGCTCCCACCGGAGCAGCGCCGTGAGCGCCGCGGCCGCAAGCAGCCCGCCGCAGATCATCACCGCCGGTACCGAGACCAGGTCCACCACCAGCCCGCCCAGCAACGCTCCGGTCGACAGCATCGCCTGGAAGGTCGAGGTGAACACCACCGTCATCGCCTCGCGAGCCTGCGGCGCGACCCGGGCGAACAAGCTCATCGAGCACGCCGGCACAGCCCCGTACGCGAGCCCCCACACCACCAGCAACCCCACCGCCAAGGGCGTACTGCGCCCGACGATCGGCAGCAGCACAGTCGCAACGGCCAACAGCCCGCAGGCCGCCACGAAGGTCGCCCGCAGATCCCGGGAGATCCCCGCCCCGGCCAATGCGTTCCCCGCGAACCCGGCGACGCCGTACACCAGCAGCAGCACGCCCACCTGCTCGGAGGCCACGCCGGTGACGTCCAGCAGGAGCGGGGTGACGTACGTATAGGTGCCGAAGTGGGCGAGCACAATCATCGCGGTGACCACCATCGCCTGCTTGGTCTGCCGCTTCCTCAGCACGTCACGGAGTACACCTAGCCGGGTC encodes the following:
- a CDS encoding NAD(P)-binding domain-containing protein, yielding MVGGVVVDVETQVAVIGAGQAGLSAVYHLVRLGFAPYDGVVVLDRNARPGGAWQHRWDSLTMHDVHGIANLPGADVPASAGDERANEFVPAYYAEYETRFDLPVIRPVTVESVRAVDGRFLLTTDREPVTADAIVNATGTWNRPFIPWYPGIETFRGRQLHTADYAGAAEFAGRHVLVVGGGASAVQLLAEISEVARTTWVTRRPPEWRTDGEFGPELGRKVVAKVEERVRAGLPPRSVVSVTGLMLRPQEQAAYDRGVYTRLPMFERITPDGVAWADGRTESVDAILWATGFRADLAHLAPLHLREPSGGIRMDGTRTVLDPRVHLVGYGPSASTIGGNRAGFTAARDLRALLRPAAA
- a CDS encoding precorrin-8X methylmutase, which produces MSKYEYVTDGAEIYRRSFATIRAEAALAGLPADVAQVAVRMIHACGMTDLVADLAWSPDVVAAARKAMRAGAPILCDAAMVAAGVTRRRLPADNEVVCTLRDPSVPALAEQYATTRSAAALDLWLDRLEGSVVAIGNAPTALFRLLELIEAGAPKPAAVLGIPVGFIGAAESKEALAANDLGLEYLVVRGRRGGSAITAAALNAIASEDE
- a CDS encoding precorrin-2 C(20)-methyltransferase, producing MTGRLWGVGLGPGDPELVTVKAARLIGAADVIAFHSARHGRSIARSVAAPYLREGQLEEHLMYPLTTETTDHPGGYQGAMDDFYADCAARLAAHLDAGRDVVVLAEGDPLFYGSYMHMHKRLVDRYDCEVVPGVTSVSGAAAVLGRPLCERDEILTVLPGTLPPDVLAERLRGTDAAAVMKLGRTFGNVREAFELAGRADEAWYVERATTEAQRTAKLADVDPDSVPYFSLALLPSPINNTFTAPRTTVPPEGSVTVVGLGPAGPEWMTPEVRAALATADDVIGYGPYVDRLPDRARQRKHGSDNKVESERAAFALDLARKGSRVVVVSSGDPGVFAMASAVTEVAAEPEYADIAVHVLPGMTAAQAVASRAGAPLGHDYCVLSLSDRLKPWDVIAARLSAAAAADLAIAIYNPASRSRTWQVAATRDLLLEHRSPETPVVIGRDVGGPSESVTVTTLAGLDPETVDMRCLLLIGSSQTRAVDRPAGQLVFTPRRYPDSTQRAG
- a CDS encoding nitrite/sulfite reductase, producing MHEAADGGLARVRLPGGLLTADQLRVLLEASTDLGDGRLELTSRGNLQIRALRPGAPQELSDRLYAAGLLPSIAHERVRNILASPLSGLDQHSRYDVLPAVAELDRLLCADPRYVELPGRFLFALDDGRGDLATAGADVGVRMVDADLAALLLAGEDTGVRVTPERLATVLAEAAVAFLDERSAQGSSAWRLAELAQGPKAVLARMSTENSTAEQFAPGEPVRAGRVADALVAVVPLGSLERPQAEVLAQYAVRGLRVTPWRSVVLPGLADDEVVERIAAAGLVVDSESPWNKVTACAGRPGCAKALADVRAEARRVTPRLPARHRAVHWSGCERRCGQPGGDFVDVLALADGYSVDGGPAATAEQSVMRMR
- a CDS encoding GyrI-like domain-containing protein, producing MPEIVERAEQPYVALKAKVPMDGIAAFARRTEEVFGWIAARNVLPVGPVFLKYDVVDMEHGLVMENGVPVEEPQYGEGEIVAGTLPAGRYVSSTHLGHPDGLLQATADLLAWADAEGLEWDADGNNWGARLEIYKSDPIEVPDLNEWETELLFRLKDSPPSRTRPVPAQLRAHDPLT
- a CDS encoding glycoside hydrolase domain-containing protein, whose protein sequence is MKRWKYLMAAGTLLAGGLVAGSAGPAVAEPATGVAYSAGSTATRYVGWAFDTCTAPTVAQMTAWKASPYKAVGIYIGGGNRGCQQPQLTASWVSSVTRMGWRLIPIYMGWQAPCTFSSKPFKMSSSPTTAGTQATGAAADAVAKAKALGIIGGSAIYGDMEHYDVNDTTCRAAVLRYLSSWTKELHRQGYLSAVYAHQNSGAVHLSEIYNSTSYARPDALWIARWDKNTGLFNWPTVPNSYWAVGQRAKQYWGDHAETYGSVTLTIDSDRFDAPVASVGFGYTVTGNVYSRTGPAFSYPASTGYPAGSTVRILCQTYGQQVGTTTVWNKLTTGAYVTDYYVNTPSNTTYSAPIPGCSNAYQTTTSSLSRRSGPGTSYSVLGTMPAGSLAWVTCQRSGSAAGTTSVWDRLTDGSYVTDYYVATPSKTTYSAPIRRC